One stretch of Plasmodium yoelii strain 17X genome assembly, chromosome: 5 DNA includes these proteins:
- a CDS encoding phospholipid scramblase, putative gives MNNQFANASLKKTIYTSNMINKDQNQNISQQNVRHPNVNNPNMNNPNVNNPNVNNPNVNYPNVNNPNVNYPNVNNPNVNNPNVNYPNVNNPNMNYPNVNNPNMNNPNVNNPNVNYPNVNNPNVNNPNVNYPNVNNPNMNYPNVNNPNMNHPNMNNPNVNYQNMNYPNMNSQQYPYIMPPPQQQMGMFFNDWRNVLAPLKSCRIKQQFDDREFLADYIMNVKLDFNNRYLILDAGNELLKFTAIENSEFFNRNCFPKMCIPINMKILSYGKELVKPDVVIEKDCSFTICCLNRPVIKMYDFSNNNNKKLIGTIKPPFSCCSFKFDLFDASNKKIIYMDDTCCQMSVLCPCPCGPCKFSNYYLRDAKTHERIAHLRKEVPFLKFIKRDIDNYTLNFEDVKNPEWKMMLLAFSLFLDYIYYDTK, from the coding sequence atgaacaacCAATTTGCAAATGCGtccttaaaaaaaacaatatatacatCAAATATGATAAACAAGGATCAAAATCAGAACATCAGCCAACAAAACGTGAGACACCCAAATGTGAACAATCCAAATATGAACAATCCAAATGTAAATAATCCAAATGTAAATAATCCAAATGTGAATTACCCAAATGTAAATAATCCAAATGTGAATTACCCAAATGTAAATAATCCAAATGTAAATAATCCAAATGTGAATTACCCAAATGTGAACAATCCAAATATGAATTACCCAAATGTGAACAATCCAAATATGAACAATCCAAATGTAAATAATCCAAATGTGAATTACCCAAATGTAAATAATCCAAATGTAAATAATCCAAATGTGAATTACCCAAATGTGAACAATCCAAATATGAATTACCCAAATGTGAACAATCCAAATATGAACCATCCAAATATGAACAATCCAAATGTGAATTATCAAAACATGAATTACCCAAATATGAATTCTCAACAATATCCATATATAATGCCCCCACCACAACAACAAATGGGTATGTTTTTTAATGATTGGAGAAATGTCTTAGCCCCCTTAAAAAGTTGTAGAATAAAACAACAATTTGATGATAGAGAGTTTTTAGCTGATTATATCATGAATGTTAAATTGGATTTCAATAATAGATATTTAATTTTAGATGCAGGAAATGAGCTTTTAAAATTTACTGCCATTGAAAATTCtgaattttttaatagaAATTGTTTTCCAAAAATGTGTATCCcaattaatatgaaaatattaagtTATGGAAAAGAATTAGTTAAACCGGATGTTGTGATTGAAAAAGATTGTTCATTTACAATATGCTGTTTAAATAGACCAGTTATTAAAATGTAtgatttttcaaataataataataaaaaattaattggTACAATAAAGCCTCCATTTAGTTGTTGCTCTTTCAAATTTGATTTGTTCGATgcatcaaataaaaaaattatttatatggatGATACATGTTGCCAAATGAGTGTTTTATGTCCATGCCCATGTGGGCCATGTAAATTTAGCAACTATTATTTACGTGATGCTAAAACACATGAACGAATAGCACATTTACGAAAAGAAGTTCCTttcttaaaatttataaaacgAGATATTGATAATTACACTTTAAATTTTGAGGATGTTAAAAACCCAGAATGGAAAATGATGCTCTTGGCattttcgttatttttagattatatatattatgataccaaataa